In Myxococcales bacterium, the DNA window GTGAACCGAGCATCACGCGGGCTGCGAGCCGTTGTTTCGGGTCCGGGTGCTCGGCGTGTGCGGCGAACGCCGTTCGATAACGCCGCACCAGCTCCATGCGCGCAGCGTGCCCGTCCAGGCCGAACGCCTCACCCCAGGTGTGGTCGTGGCCAGCGATGCCCAGCGAGGTCGCGTGCGAGGGATCGTGCTCGGCGCTCTCGTCGACGTAGCGGTCCGCCAGCTCGAAGGGGCTCGGTGTGTTCACGGGAGCACGGCGCGATGATAGCAGAGGCTATGCACCCCTGGTCCCGCGACTTTGTTGGTCGACTCGACGAGCTCGAGATCGACAGCCAGCTCCTGAAGAACAATGCCCTCGGCGACCCGTCCACGAGGCCGCTCTGGGTCTACACACCCCCGGGATACGACGCCGACACGAGTCGGCGGTACCCGAGCATCTACTTGATCTTGGGCCTCACCGGACAGGTGGACATGTGGAAGAACCGCATGGCGTTTCGGCCGAACGTGACGGAGCTGGTCGACCAGCTCTTCTCCGAAGGCGGTGCGCCGCCTGCGGTCGTGGTGTTCGCGGACTGCTGGACGCGCTTCGGCGGCAGCCAGTACATCGACTCTCCCGGCACGGGACCGTACATGAGCTACCTGTGCGACGAGGTCGTACCGTTCGTGGACGCGAAGTACCGGACGCTGGCGAGCCGTGACCACCGCGGGCTGACGGGAAAATCGAGCGGAGGTTACGGCGCGATGGTGGTGCCGATGTTGCGCCCCGATGTCTTTGGCGGCTTCGCGACCCACGCCGGCGACGCGCTCTTCGAGACCTGCTACTTGCCGGTGTTTCGCGAGTCCGTTCGCATCCTGCGCGACCGCTACCAGGGTTCGTACGAGCTGTTCTGGGAGAAGCTGTACGCGGGCCCGGCGCTCGCCCGGCCCGAAGACGGCGCCCTGCTGAACGACTGGTGCATGGCGGCGTGTTACTCCGCGGACGCCGACGGGAAGGTGCATCTCCCCTACGATCCCGCGACGGGCGAGCTCGTCCCCGAGGTCTGGGCTCGCTGGCTCGAGTGGGATCCCGTGCGCATGGCCAAACAGCGAGCCGACGCCTTGCGCTCGATGCGCGCGATCTACGTCGACGCCGGGCTGCGCGACGAGTTCTACCTCGATCTCGGCGCACTGGCCTTCAAGCGCGAGCTCGAGAAGATCGGTGTGAAAGACCTCTTCTTCGAGCTCTTCGACGCAACCCACAAGGCCATCGAGTACCGCTATCCGCTGGCGCTGAGGTATCTGGCGGAGCGGCTCTCGGGAGGGTGAGGGTCGGCTCGACGGGTTCGATGCGCTCCGGGGGAACTGCACGCCGCTCCCAGCGCAAGTGCGTTTCGCGCTGACGTGATGGGAGGATGCCGCTCCCAGAGCAAGCGGGCTCGCGGTTGCGTGGTGGGGGGATGCCTCTCCCAGCTCGAGTGGGTTCGCGCTGGCGTGACGAGCGGACGCATCTCCCAGCTCGAGTGGGTTTCCATTTCGTATTGGATTCGTGCGGGCGGCCCTCCCCGTCGCAGGTCGCACAGCGCGCACCTCGCGCAGAGGGATTGGCTTCGTGTCGTACGGCGCGCGCGATTCGCGGAGCTCGCGCGGGGGGATCGGTTTGGTGTCGTACGGCGCGCACAATTCGCGCAGAGGGTTTGGCTTGGTGATGAGCGCGCGCCCGAAGACGGCCTCGGCGGCGAGGAGATTGTGCGCGCGGCAGAGCACGCGCAGGTTGTCGGGATTGGCGCTCCCGCCCAGCGCGCGCGGCTGCCTGTGGTCGAGCTCGAGAAACGCGCGCGCCGTGCAGCGCTCGCCGTTCGAGCTGGTGTAAGTGCAGCGCTCGCCATCGCGAGCAAAGACCTCGCGCCGCGTCGGATTGCTCACGTGCCCGCCATCCGAGCGTCGGGGGCGGGCGGGGCGCGCAGTCTTGCCGAGCTTCTTCTTCTCGATATCGTTCAGCAGGAGATCGAGGGCGCGCTCGACGACGAGCGCGAGGTCGCGGCTCGGGTTCGCGTGACTCGTGAGATCGAGCGCGCGCTCCAGTTTGCCGCGCAGCTCCGTGCTGGCAGTGAAGTGCACCGCGTGGCGCTCCGGGGCGAGGACTTGAATTTGCGCGGCGCCGCGCGAGCGCGTGTCATGGGGGAAGAAGGCTGCGCCGGCGCTGGCGGTCGCTTCGGTGCACGCGGGCGCAAGCGATTGCGCGCTTGGAGACGAGGTCGACGACGAGCGCTCCGGGGGCGAAGTCAGCATGGACGCGGGCGGCGGCGACGACCGCGGCGACGACGAGCCCGTGGTGATCAGTTGCGCTGGGTGTACGGCGGCGGGTTGTGTCGAGAGCGACGGCGGGCGCCGCGGCGGCAACTTGCGCATTCGGGAGGGCACATCGGGTCTGGGTGCGAGGTGGGCGACGAGGGTCTGCACTTCGCGCTTGGTCTTGCCGCAAATCAGGTCGAGCAACTCGGCGTGATTGTCCGGTGTCAGGTGGGACTTGAGCAGCGCGAGGGCCGAGAGGTGCACCTTGCCCGAGGCCACCAGCGCGGGAATGACCGGAAACTTACGCGCGAGACGCGCGGCAACGATGCGTCGATAGGCCTCGCCCTCGCTCATGCCGAGGCGGCGCGTGCAAAAGTCGAAGAGAGAGGGGGACGCGGCACGCAGGTGAAGGCGGCGTTCCTCGACCTCGGCGAGGTCGAGGATGAGCTTGGCGGTGACCCGGCGGCCGGCGACGACGAGGGAGCGGGTGGCCTCGACGAGCTCGGCGTCGCTCAGCTGATGAAGAGCAGCGTGACTCATGAGGCTCTCGTACCACGGGGATTTTTTGCCTCGCAGCTGACATCCAGCGCGGCGATCGGAGCATCGGACGGCGGCCGAAGTGTCTTCGTTGCGGGAGCGCGTCTGGTGTCGAATGCCGGGCGGCAGCACGCTGTTGCAATCGACCTCGTCGATCGCGCGCGACGGGGCTGCGAAAATCGGTCAAGCACAATCGTGATCGGTGAGCAGATTTCTTGGCGCGACCTGCGAAGGGATCAGCGCGCGGGCCGGGTCCGGCCCGCGCGTTCTCCCGAGCCGGCGCGCGCGGTCACTTTCGCCAGCGCCGGCGCCCGCTGCCGCGCGGTCACCTTCTCCAGCGCAAGTGCGCGCTGCCGCGCGGTCACTTTCGCCAGGCGCGCGGCCACTTTCGCCAGCGCAAGTGCGCGCTGCCGCGCGGTCACTTCGCCAGCGCCGGCGCCCGCTGCCGCGCGGTCACCTTCTCCAGCGCAAGTGCAACCGCCCTCTTCGGTCTCGCCGACTCGAGGGCCGCTCGACGCCTCGCGGCGTATTCACAGCGGGTCGCCGCCCGCGCGAGTTATCCTGCTCACGGGCCCGAAGTCTCCACCATGGAAGTCTCTTACGATCGCTGTCCACGCTGCGGCGCCGAGTTCCGCACCGCGCGCTGCGACAAGTGCACGCGGGTCGACACCACGCGCCCCCCACCCCCGGCACAAGCAACCCTGCCGCCGCCCCCGCTTCCACCCACCCGCGACCGCTACGTGGCCTGGGCAGTGCGGGCGGTCATGCTGCTCGTCAGCGCGACCTTGCTCGGCACCTGTTACAGCCGCTGCGGTGAACGCCCCGCCTTCATGGCACTCCGCACCGACAAGGACGGGCCTTCGCTCTCCCGCGCCCGCGTGCTGCTCGTATTTCTACACGGCTACGGTGGCAGCATCAGTGACGTGACCTGGGTGCGCGACGAGCTCAGGAAGGCAGGGCCGGGCGACGACGTCGCCATCTGGCTCGTGGACGGACCCTACGCCTCGGGCTTCGGACGCTCGTGGGGCGACAGCGCCAACCAGGAAGCCGCCAGCATCGAACGCGTCCGCAGCCTGCTCGCCGAGGCACTCGCCGGCGGCACTCTCCCGCCTGCGCGCGTCGTCATCGCTGGTTTCTCCCAGGGCGCCGGCCTCGCCGGCGATGTCGCCGCCGTCGAGAGCAAGGTCGGCGGGCTCGCAGCCTTCTCGGCTTGCCGCTTCCGCTCTCGGGACAGCCTGGCGGCGCGCAAAGACATGCACTTCGTGGTCGCTCACGGCAAGAGCGACGGCCTCTGCCCCATCGGCCAGTCGCGCAATCTGGTCGAAGCGATCCGCCAGGCAGGCTCGGAGGTGACCTTCATCGAGTTCGACGACAGTCACGTCATTCCGAAAGAAGCCATCCTGGCCCTTGCAGAGCTGCTCCGCAACACGAAGTAACTTCGTGCAGCCGAGTCCGTGCGCCCTCCGAGCCAGCGCCCGCGCGCCGCCCGAACCCGAGCGCGCGGCGGAGCCAGCCAGTCTCGCTTCAGCGCCCGAGTGCTTCCGCGCGATTCACGATGCGCGGAGTCAAGAAGATCACGAGCTCACCGCGGGTGTCGCTCGCACGCCGGCGCTGGAACAGCAGGCCGAGCAGCGGGATGTCACCGAAGAACGGCACCTGGTCCAGGTTGCGACCGGTGTTGCGGGTGAAGATGCCGCCGATGACGGCCGTGTGCCCGTCCATCACCAAGAGGTTGGTCTCGGCCTCACGCTTCAAGATGGTCGGATCACCACGCGCCGAGGTCTGGTTGAAGTCCGGCTCGTCGCGGTTGATTTTCACCTTCATGCTGATGCTGCCGTCCGCCGTGACGTGAGGTTTCACCAGCAGCTGCAGCTTGGCTTCCTGGAAGGTCGTCTGCACACCCTGCGCGCTGATCTGGCTGAACGGGATCAACGTGCCCTGAGAGATACGCGCCTGTTCATTATCCATCGTCAAGATGCGTGGACTGGACAAGATGCGCAGCATGCCGCTCGACTCGGCCGCCGACAGGCGCACCGCCAGGTTGATGGTGTTGTCGATGGACCCGAATGAGAGGCCAATGGCACCACCTTGCCCGGTACCCACCGTGGCCGGGAGGTTGACCGCGAAGTTCGGGTTGGCAACGGTGTTGCTGAACGGTGACAGACCGGCGGTCGGGGTGTTGGCGTCGCTGGCGCCGCCGACCACACCGACGGAGTTCGGGAACGCGAGTCCGGTCGGGTTGCCCGTGGCCGCGCTGAACGAAGCGTCACCACCCCACTGGATACCCACGTCGCGCAGGTAGCGGCTCGTGGCTTCCACGATGCGGGCTTCGACCAACACCTGCGGAGTCTGGGTGTCCAGCGAGCGGGTCAGCTCTTCGATCTGGTTCAAGTTGCCCGCAACGTCGCGCACGATCATCACGTTGGTGCGCTCATCGACGGCGATGGACCCGCGCTCGCTCAACAAGTCCTTGGCGCGCGCCTGGATCTGCGCAGCCTCGGCGTAGCTGACCGGGATCAGCCGGGTCTCGAGCGGCGCGAGCTGCATCTCTTGTTTGCGCCGCGCGATGGCCATCTCGCGCTCTTTTTCCAGGTCGGCGAGCGGTGCCACGCGGATCATGTTGCCCTGCCGGACCATGCCCAGCGATTTCGACTGGAGCACCACGTCGAGCGCTTGATCCCACGGCACGTTGCGCATGCGGATGCTGACGCTGCCGCTGACGTTGTCCGCGGTGATGATGTTCACCCGCCCGACGTCGGCCAGGAGGCGCAAGACGTTGTGTACGTCGGCGTCCTTCAAGTCGAGATCGATGCGGCGTCCGGTGTACCCACCGCGCCGCGTCTGGCCCAGCAGGTTCGGCGTGACGGCGCTGGCCTGATCTCCCTCGGTCGCCTTCTCGACGCCGCCGCCGACGTAGCCGGCGTAGACCTCCGGGATGTCCGCGTACGAATCTTCGACGTGGACCGTCTGCGTCTTGCGCGCCGCGCCGCCATCTCGAGCGATCCCGGTTCGGGTCGACGGCAGCGTGCCGGGCTTGAAGAAGGACCAGATCAACGTCGTCCCGCTCTTGCCAATCTGCGACTCGAGGCCAGAGTCACTCTCCACCTCGACGATCACGTTCTTGGTAGCCGCGTCGACGTAGCTCGACACCGCATCGACCATGCCGCCGAAGGCGGACACGTCGAGCTTGCGGACCAACGCCTCCGGCAGGCGTGCACCCTCGATCACGAGCGTGGTCCGACCCTTGCCGCTGGCGCTCTGGCGGAATTTCACAGCCTGAGACAGGTCGATCATGACCTTGTCCTCGAGCTTGGTGTGCTCGAAGCGCACATCCGAGATGCGCGCGGTGTCCGCGGCGGCAGCCTCCGGCGCCTCGGTCTTGATGCGCTTGACCCGCGGCTCGTCGATCACCCCGGTCTTGCCCGGCACGAAGCTGATCACGAGTCGGTTTCCGTCCACCCTGACGGAGTACTTCGCCTCGTCGAGCAAGGTGACGAGCACGCGCGTGGTCTTGGCGTCCCCGTTCTTGAAGGCCTGCGCCATCACACCCCCCACCACCCCGGTTCTCCGGGTTATGGCGCTGGGCGCTCCCTTGATGTCCGCACCGGGCACGTCGACGATCAGGCGTCGACCGTTCTGGTCGAGCCTGGCCGTGAACGAAGGCTGGGCAGAAAAACTGACCACGACCTGCGCACCCCCCGAATCAGCGGGGTTTACGCGGATGTCCGTGGCATGTCGCTGGCCTTCGGCGGCCTCCGCAGTGCGGGGTCCCGCGAGCATGGAAAACTCGAAAGCAGCAGCAATCACCATCGCGAGACGGAACGAAGTCGACCTCATCATCAGGCTCCGATTGGCGGTATGGGCGAGCGGAACTTCTGCTCGATCACCCGTTCTCTCACTCTAGCGACCGAGCTTCGGAACGAACAAATTCCGAGCCTAAATCGCCGCGCTTCATGAAGCGCCGAACGGCACCGAGCAGCCTCGGGGGCGCTTATCGAAGGGCGCAGCCCAGCGGCCTGGAACGCGGCAAACTCCGCCAGATATGCCGCAAAACGCCGGACGGCTCAGGTGTCGGCCTCGAGCACCAGGTCCAGATTCTGGTCCTCACCCACGCGTGTGA includes these proteins:
- the pilQ gene encoding type IV pilus secretin PilQ, with amino-acid sequence MLAGPRTAEAAEGQRHATDIRVNPADSGGAQVVVSFSAQPSFTARLDQNGRRLIVDVPGADIKGAPSAITRRTGVVGGVMAQAFKNGDAKTTRVLVTLLDEAKYSVRVDGNRLVISFVPGKTGVIDEPRVKRIKTEAPEAAAADTARISDVRFEHTKLEDKVMIDLSQAVKFRQSASGKGRTTLVIEGARLPEALVRKLDVSAFGGMVDAVSSYVDAATKNVIVEVESDSGLESQIGKSGTTLIWSFFKPGTLPSTRTGIARDGGAARKTQTVHVEDSYADIPEVYAGYVGGGVEKATEGDQASAVTPNLLGQTRRGGYTGRRIDLDLKDADVHNVLRLLADVGRVNIITADNVSGSVSIRMRNVPWDQALDVVLQSKSLGMVRQGNMIRVAPLADLEKEREMAIARRKQEMQLAPLETRLIPVSYAEAAQIQARAKDLLSERGSIAVDERTNVMIVRDVAGNLNQIEELTRSLDTQTPQVLVEARIVEATSRYLRDVGIQWGGDASFSAATGNPTGLAFPNSVGVVGGASDANTPTAGLSPFSNTVANPNFAVNLPATVGTGQGGAIGLSFGSIDNTINLAVRLSAAESSGMLRILSSPRILTMDNEQARISQGTLIPFSQISAQGVQTTFQEAKLQLLVKPHVTADGSISMKVKINRDEPDFNQTSARGDPTILKREAETNLLVMDGHTAVIGGIFTRNTGRNLDQVPFFGDIPLLGLLFQRRRASDTRGELVIFLTPRIVNRAEALGR
- a CDS encoding alpha/beta fold hydrolase, translating into MEVSYDRCPRCGAEFRTARCDKCTRVDTTRPPPPAQATLPPPPLPPTRDRYVAWAVRAVMLLVSATLLGTCYSRCGERPAFMALRTDKDGPSLSRARVLLVFLHGYGGSISDVTWVRDELRKAGPGDDVAIWLVDGPYASGFGRSWGDSANQEAASIERVRSLLAEALAGGTLPPARVVIAGFSQGAGLAGDVAAVESKVGGLAAFSACRFRSRDSLAARKDMHFVVAHGKSDGLCPIGQSRNLVEAIRQAGSEVTFIEFDDSHVIPKEAILALAELLRNTK
- a CDS encoding enterochelin esterase, giving the protein MHPWSRDFVGRLDELEIDSQLLKNNALGDPSTRPLWVYTPPGYDADTSRRYPSIYLILGLTGQVDMWKNRMAFRPNVTELVDQLFSEGGAPPAVVVFADCWTRFGGSQYIDSPGTGPYMSYLCDEVVPFVDAKYRTLASRDHRGLTGKSSGGYGAMVVPMLRPDVFGGFATHAGDALFETCYLPVFRESVRILRDRYQGSYELFWEKLYAGPALARPEDGALLNDWCMAACYSADADGKVHLPYDPATGELVPEVWARWLEWDPVRMAKQRADALRSMRAIYVDAGLRDEFYLDLGALAFKRELEKIGVKDLFFELFDATHKAIEYRYPLALRYLAERLSGG